CGGATTTCGGGTGAAGTCCTCGCAGTAGATCTGTAAGATAGATTCGGTTACAATTTGCTTCCGGAGGAGTTCTATCTTTCTGCGTACCTTGGTCAGGCTGTTGGCATATTTGTCCACCAGTTGACGCGTAAACTTTGCCGCCTCATTGCCGCAGATCTTGCGTGCAGCATCCTCCGAGCAATCCACAAGTTCGTTGATGGAGCTTGAATAATTGATTAATGCAAATGCAAGATATTTAAagagttttaaataaatcccaaaaatgttgcaaaaataataatttcatagTAATAAAACTCTGGCTCTGCCAAAAATATTTCCTCTTTCAATCGAATGAATCCCCGACACAATATAACATTTCAATTACAATTTGCAATTGCGTTCCATGGCGCAATTACATTCGTTTCATTCTCAAAGCACAACAAACCCTGTTTAAAACTGCATTGCATcgatttaaatattcattagaGAGCATGCCAAGGCATTTGATAACCAATTCGGCTAGGTTGATATTGGTTTCACTCACCAGCAAATGGTCTTGATGTTCTCGTTCAGGGTGCCGTTCTCGGAGTTTTCCTGGTTCTTGTTTGGCTTGAGGAACACCATGGTCTCCCGATAACGATTGGAGCACACCTCGAACTCCTTCTTGGCCATTTCAGAGCAGGGCACATGCTTGAGGTACTCGTCCTGGAAGGCACCCTTGTTGCACAGATCCCTGATGAACTGGTTGGTGTCGTGGTAGAGCTTGTTGAACTGATTCCTCTGCTGCAGATCCATGCAACGCCGGGTATAGCTCTGTATGCACCTCACGCCCTTGCGCAGCTCACTGGGAGGAACAGACAAAAAGATTGTTGttgcaataaaacaaattaaaaatgttattttcaattaaaaatgcgaAATTAAGTGAGTCGGGGATAGTATTACTCGATTTCTAGTTAATTTTTCATGGATAAGTTCCAGCACAAAACACCCAAATCGATCATCAGAACACAGCAAACATTTGTAGCGTTGCGCCGCACCGATTGCGATTGGAATTCGGATGCAGTGAGTCCGGATCGACGGGGGAATTTTGCCCGTGAAGCCACTTACTGACAAAGTTTTTCCAGTTCCTCCTTCTTGGCCGGGCCAATCGAGAAGTCCGACGTTAAATGCAGCATATCAAGTGGTTCGGCGCACTTGGTGAACTCCTCCTGGCCGCATTCCTCCGAATTGGCCACCTCCGCCGAGAGAAGTAGCAGGGCTGGAAATCCGAGACCAAAGTGGGCGGTGAGTGGGCGCGG
The sequence above is drawn from the Drosophila melanogaster chromosome 2R genome and encodes:
- the CG9896 gene encoding uncharacterized protein: MHQMWNRNWSWTLLVFSALLLLSAEVANSEECGQEEFTKCAEPLDMLHLTSDFSIGPAKKEELEKLCHELRKGVRCIQSYTRRCMDLQQRNQFNKLYHDTNQFIRDLCNKGAFQDEYLKHVPCSEMAKKEFEVCSNRYRETMVFLKPNKNQENSENGTLNENIKTICCSINELVDCSEDAARKICGNEAAKFTRQLVDKYANSLTKIYCEDFTRNPGICRDGEGNGSTRAAGSSLGLLLTGTLLTLLVSRGNR